The genome window GGTCATCAGCCACATGAAGACAGCCAGCTGTGAAAGCCAACATCAGAGGATTACGCAGGAGGCATCATAATGCAAAATTTAGGTTAACTGATGTCATTCTCCCCTTGCCAATTAAGTCTGCATAAACTTAGGGACGTATGCCACACACAATTATAATGGCACAATGAAGGTTCTACCTCGTCCGCACCACACACTTGCAGGGTGCATCAGAGAATTCCGTAGTTCTCTGAAGCTCCGAGACAAACTGTGACTGTGTTTTGGTCAGTGATGCTGCCCTTGTTGGGAGGGCACTTAGTTCCACGGGGGCAGGAGATGTCTCCTCCTCTCCTGACTCCTACCTCCATTTTTCACAGGCTGGTTGAGATAAGCATACACTTGGTTTTGTGTGATAAAACCCTATTTACTGGTTTTCCTCTGATTTATAACTTAGTCCCTGGCTGTCCTCAGCCTCACCACCAAAAGCTGTAGAAGCAACTGACCTTCAAGGAGTCAACCAAATCTTCCACCAGAAAGAGACGAATAATGAGTTTCAGGGCTCTGTTGATGTGCACCATGGCAGCATTCACATAATTATGGAAAGCTTCTGAGGACAGAGTAATGTCTACATCCAGGTAGGCTCTTCCAGAAGAAGAAACAACAGTCATACATTTGACACGGAAGAACATCTTTGCTAGTAGAGCAGTTATTTAGGGTGTGAAATTCCCCCAAGGGCACATTTTAGAAATCTGTAGGAGCATTTTTCTGTCATGGGCTGGGGAGAGGGCCCCATCGTCTTTCAGCAGACAGAGGCAAAGATGCCAGATGTCTGCAAAGTGTGGGGCAGTCATACACAATAAAGTAGTGTCCTATGCCGTGCATAAACTTTTATGGCCTCATAGGATATTCATTTGTAATGATCAAAAGCGCAGGACATATAAAAACAAGGTATTTCCCCCAGTTTTAACATACcctgaattttctaaaaagactgtattttgtgtattctgaactttaataagatattttagaCCACTTTGGAAAGTCACATCTGTATTGGAGATTACACATCTAAGTGTAAGTATATAATGTCTCTATTGTTTTTTGTGGGTGTATAGTCATGTCCAAGCAGTTAAATATTGACTGGGATATGAGAAGACCTTCCATCTTCTCATTCCTTTCTATTACAAGTATagtctatttttgaaattttgcttATAGCTATCTATGAATTtcatttcaaaacattaaaagaggcATTATAAAATATTcgttaacaaaagaaaaaagacggTGGAGATACTGAGTCTGATAGGGTTCACAACtatagagaaagacaaagacttgGGTTCTGTTCACAGATGCGCCAGAGAACTGAGATGTAAGCATGCGCTCATAACCAGTTTCATTCACTCAGTACTCAGTGAGTGCCTACTGGGTATCAGACCCTCTGCCATGTGCTGGcgttcaagaaaaaaaagactgctttTGCCTTAAAGAGCCTACAGTCTTGcgggaaaaacagaaaaggaacagataagctttccttttctatttattaagAAAGTATTTACTACCTAAtacaaaagttataaaaaatagatGCCATAACTTATACAACTTGACATGATACATTTCATAATCCACAACAGTATCctgcaaaagaggaaaaatcctaagaccCCTGAGCTTGTGGCAAAAGTCATATTTATTCACTCAGTGAACAGCTACTGATTTGTTAAAATTAACTGGcgataacttttgtttttttttaagattttatttatttatctgtcagagagagatcacaagtaggcagagaggcaggcagagagagaggaggaagcagactccctgctgagcagagagcctgatgcggggctcgatcccaggaccctgggatcatgactccagccgaaggcagagacttaacccactgagccacccaggtaccccggcaataactttttaaatgccacatataGTTTAAACTGTCTTCTATTTTCaccaagagaaaattaaaaaaggaccAGAGCTGCAGCCAGACACCGATTCTGTCATAGTCTTGAGAGGTCACAGAAGTTTCTCTCCCTATAagaaaaaggcttttaaaaaactgccaTTTGCGAATATTAAAATTGTTCATGGGCGAAGATTTCCAAGAGGAAAAGTGTGAGGAAAACATTTGTTAAGAGTTACaacacaggggagcctgggtggctcagtgggttaggctgctgcctctggctcaggtcatgatctcagggacctgagatcgagtcccgcatcaggctctctgatcagcagtgagcctgcttccctctctctctgcctgcctctctgtctacttgtgatctctctctgtgtaataaataaataaaatcttaaaaaaaaaaaaaaagttacaacacaagggcgcctgggtggctcagtgggttaaactgctgcctttggctcaggtcatgatctcagggtcttgggatcgagccctgcattgggctctttgctcagcagggagcctgtttctctctctctctctttctgcctgcctctctgcctacttgtgatccttctctgtcaaataaacaaataaaatcttaaaaaaaaaataaagttacaacaCAGAAAAGCTAGCAAGTGGATTCTAGAAATGCATGACCTACTGACCTCAAGACTTGTTCCTGGTAGTAAGAGAACtaaagggtgggggcaggggagggttaGAAAactaagggagagagaagaaggagatgAGTAATTCAGTAATACAATGAAGAGTGAGCATGTCAAATTCTGATATTGCCAAGAGCACAGCCTCAATACTGAGATTTCAAAGTTGTTCTAAGGTTTAACTATATGGGGGGGGTGGCtaggggatggggtagctgggtgatggatatatatattttttaatttttaattttttaaaaatttttaattttttataaacatatatttttatccccaggggtactgggtgttggatattaaagagggcatgtgatgcagtgagcactgggtcttatataaataagactgatgaatcaatgaactctgtctctgaaactaataatacactgtatgttaattaactgaatttaaaataaaaatgtttaaaaaatcaaagccaaaaccaaaccaaatcaaaaatAGTTAACTATATAATAGGGAACTTAAGCATGTCCTTGGGACCCCATCTAACTGGGGGTCCTGGAGGCCCCACTCAGGAGTTCAGGCAGTCGTCTTTGATATTAAACGTTTGTCCAAAAGTTACTTGGCTCCTAACTTGGTCCCTTCTGAAGAGACAAGGTTTCTAGCTGACGGTTCCTGCGAGGGATCAGCTGCTTTGGGCTAATTCTTCCCTTAGTCCGGTCCCGCCATCCTCAGCAAACCCCTTCTCTAAACTGGTGAGTGTTACTTGTGATACTTCCACTCACTTGAACGGATGGCCCTCTTCTGATTTCTGTACAGCTTGGATGACAGACTTGTAGACCCTGAAGCTGATGGTGACAGAGAGAAGGGCCAGGATGAGGTAAGAAATCACGCTGATGACACTGAACGCTGCCAGGGAGAGCAGCATGACCAGTGTGGTGCCAAAGACAAAACCCGTCTTCTTCACATCTCGCCAGAAAATCAGATCGTGCACTgccaaaagaaaagggaacacaGGTTACCCGGGAGCACATGGCCAGGCCTGCTCTTGGGCTGTGTCCTGCACATCGGAGAAGCATTACGCTAATGTAATTACACAACACGCAGTTCAGACGCACCGCTCCTTAAGAGAATCTGATAAATGAAAATCAAACTGTAGGTCAGGAGTGAGGACTCATACTGCAAACGGTTCCTGCGGTTTCTGTACAGGTTCACAGAAActtagaaacttcttttttttagagatggCTACTGAAGTACAATGGGATAAAATACCAATGTCTTGAAATGTTTCAACAGAAAGGGTAGAAGAAGTGTGATAAACTCTTTAATGGCTGACTGAATGAAGCAAACCATGGCGACAAATTCATCTGGTCACTATAAAACCAAAGCTAAGGTATGGATAATAAAtggggtgggagcaggagagagaggtggaTAAAATGAAACCCAACTCTATTCGTGTTGGCCACAAGGGAACCCCAGTCTCTCTGTTAACCCGAAGAGAACTCAGGAAGGACAGTGGGTGGGGAACTACATTATTATCTAAACCGCAATACCTGTGAAAATGAATGGGGACACTCTTACTAATTGTTAGGAGATAGGTATAAATCAAGACTGTCTCAGACAAGTGGGTCTTGTGGTGAGGGACAGCCAGACTGGAAAGATCTAAGTTCTTCTACTTAAAGACTCAAGAAGTGTGTGTAAAAGTTGCTAGTGATTACCATCAATCTAGCAAGGACCCTGTATTTGAATTTCAACCTGTGAAGGTTATTAACTTCAACACAAATGGTCCTTTTGCTGTGTTCTTCTGTTCATGAAGAAGGGCAAGGGCTTTAGAGCTGGAGAGATAGGAGTTTGGATCCTGGTTAATTTTTAGCCATATTGTCTTACATGACTATTCtaaagctttgttttttcttttgtaaaagaaagTAACACCTATTTCCTAGAGCTGTTTTTATAGGACACCAATGCAGTAGAATGCTTAGCATTGTTAGTGACCTGCAGTAAACACTCACATTTTAACTATAATCAAAACAGGACAGGTCTGTAAGACTGTGATTGAGGGTAAAATGAACTTGATTCTGTTCAAGGGGACCCCCTGGCACCTAGATCTTCCCCATGGTCCAGCTACAATATTCACCTCTGAAGCCTAACCTTGCTAAAACCAACATATCCTAACTTGAAACTTTTACCCTGAAGGTATGCTGGCTGTACAGAAGAAACAATCCCTGGCTGGGGAGTCCAGACAAGAGATGTGGCACTAGGAGAAGTAACAGGCATTAGGATTCCTGACGGAAATGCAAAGGAAGAGAGCTGGGAGGCAAATCAGGCTCACCTGATGGGACAGAAAGCTGAACAGAGTGCTGCCTTCTTAGGAGAGCAAATACTAAGCAGGATATAGACGTGCTGCCTTCTTAGGAGAGCAAATACTAAGCAGTATATAGACGTGCTGCCTTCTTAGGAGAGCAAATACTAAGCCACAAGCACAGTTTCAACACAGAATGCTT of Mustela nigripes isolate SB6536 chromosome 1, MUSNIG.SB6536, whole genome shotgun sequence contains these proteins:
- the RTN3 gene encoding reticulon-3 isoform X1, translated to MAEPSAATQSPSVSSSSSGAEPSAPGGGSPGSCPALGAKSCGSSCAVHDLIFWRDVKKTGFVFGTTLVMLLSLAAFSVISVISYLILALLSVTISFRVYKSVIQAVQKSEEGHPFKAYLDVDITLSSEAFHNYVNAAMVHINRALKLIIRLFLVEDLVDSLKLAVFMWLMTYVGAVFNGITLLILAELLVFSVPIVYEKYKTQIDHYVGIARDQTKSIVEKIQAKLPGIAKKKAE